One region of Gilliamella sp. ESL0405 genomic DNA includes:
- the nrdA gene encoding class 1a ribonucleoside-diphosphate reductase subunit alpha encodes MNKSILVTKRDGQKEPINLDKIHKVITWAAEGLDNVSVSQVELRSHIQFYDGIRTSDIHETIIRAAADLISQDAPDYQYLAARLAIFHLRKKAYNQFTPPPLYEHVKKLVASERYDKHLLEDYSQEEFEQMDKIIDHWRDMTFSYAAVKQLEGKYLVQNRVTGEIYESAQFLYILVAACLFANYPKETRLSYIQRFYDAVSTFKISLPTPIMAGVRTPTRQFSSCVLIECDDSLDSINATASAIVKYVSQRAGIGINAGRIRALGSSIRGGEAFHTGCIPFYKYFQTAVKSCSQGGVRGGAATVFYPIWHLEVESLLVLRNNRGVEENRVRHLDYGVQINKLMYQRLIKNENITLFSPSDVPGLYDAFFADQAKFETLYHQYEQDVNIRKRVVKAVELFALLMQERASTGRIYIQNVDHCNTHSPFNAQLAPVHQSNLCMEIALPTKPLNNVNDENGEIALCTLSAFNLGKIDSLDDFEELADLAVRALDSLLDYQDYPVPAAKNSSLNRRTLGIGVINYAYYLAKHGVKYSDGSANNLTHRTFEAMQYYLLKASNNLAKEKGACPLFNQTTYSQGILPIDTYKQDLDTLTKEPLHYDWESLRESIKTHGLRNSTLSALMPSETSSQISNATNGIEPPRGFVSIKASKDGILKQVVPDYKDLQNFYELLWQIPNNTGYLQLVGIMQKFIDQSISANTNYDPTKFPNDKVPMKQLLADLLTAYKYGVKTLYYHNTRDGAEDVQGDIALTESDDGCAGGACKI; translated from the coding sequence ATGAACAAATCAATACTTGTCACTAAGCGGGATGGCCAAAAAGAACCTATCAATCTGGATAAAATTCATAAAGTGATTACCTGGGCGGCTGAAGGATTAGATAATGTGTCGGTTTCTCAAGTCGAATTGCGTTCCCATATTCAATTTTATGACGGCATTAGGACTTCTGATATTCATGAAACCATTATCCGAGCCGCTGCTGATTTGATTTCACAAGATGCGCCGGATTATCAATATTTAGCTGCTCGCTTAGCCATTTTTCATCTACGTAAAAAAGCGTATAACCAATTCACACCACCACCACTTTATGAGCACGTCAAAAAACTGGTCGCCAGCGAACGTTACGACAAACACTTACTGGAAGATTATAGCCAGGAAGAGTTTGAACAAATGGATAAGATCATCGACCATTGGCGTGATATGACCTTCTCTTATGCCGCTGTAAAACAGTTAGAAGGTAAATACTTAGTTCAAAATCGGGTAACCGGTGAAATTTATGAAAGTGCCCAGTTTTTATATATTTTAGTGGCGGCCTGTTTATTTGCTAATTACCCTAAAGAAACCCGCCTTAGTTATATTCAGCGTTTTTATGATGCGGTTTCGACATTCAAAATATCGCTCCCTACTCCGATTATGGCAGGAGTACGTACCCCAACCCGTCAATTTAGCTCGTGTGTTTTAATTGAGTGTGATGATAGTTTAGATTCCATTAATGCGACCGCCAGCGCCATTGTAAAATATGTGTCTCAGCGTGCCGGAATTGGCATTAATGCCGGGCGCATTCGTGCGTTAGGCAGTTCAATTCGTGGTGGTGAAGCTTTCCACACCGGTTGTATTCCTTTTTATAAATATTTCCAAACCGCAGTGAAATCTTGTTCACAAGGCGGCGTACGTGGTGGCGCAGCGACGGTGTTTTACCCTATCTGGCATTTAGAAGTTGAAAGTTTACTGGTTTTACGTAACAACCGTGGCGTTGAAGAAAACCGTGTTCGTCATTTAGATTATGGCGTGCAAATTAATAAACTGATGTATCAGCGTTTAATCAAAAACGAAAATATCACGCTGTTTAGCCCGTCTGATGTGCCGGGTCTGTATGATGCATTTTTTGCCGATCAAGCAAAATTTGAAACGCTTTATCATCAGTATGAACAAGATGTCAATATTCGCAAGCGAGTAGTAAAAGCGGTCGAGCTGTTTGCTTTATTAATGCAAGAACGTGCTTCAACCGGGCGAATTTATATCCAAAATGTCGACCATTGTAATACGCACAGCCCGTTCAATGCACAACTGGCACCAGTTCATCAATCGAATTTATGTATGGAAATTGCGTTGCCAACCAAACCGCTGAATAATGTCAACGATGAAAATGGTGAAATTGCCCTATGTACACTATCCGCCTTTAATCTGGGTAAAATTGATTCGCTTGATGACTTTGAAGAGCTCGCTGATTTAGCGGTGCGTGCCCTTGATTCATTACTTGATTATCAAGATTACCCTGTTCCTGCGGCGAAAAACTCCTCCCTTAATCGTCGCACTTTAGGCATCGGTGTCATTAACTATGCTTACTATCTGGCTAAACATGGTGTTAAGTATTCTGACGGCAGCGCCAATAATTTAACGCACCGCACCTTTGAAGCGATGCAGTACTATCTACTTAAAGCGTCGAATAACTTAGCTAAAGAGAAGGGAGCCTGCCCGTTATTTAATCAGACTACTTATTCACAAGGTATTTTACCTATTGATACTTATAAACAAGATTTAGATACCTTAACCAAAGAGCCATTACATTATGATTGGGAGTCACTGCGTGAATCAATAAAAACCCACGGTTTACGCAACTCAACCCTATCGGCTTTAATGCCTTCGGAAACCTCGTCACAAATTTCCAATGCGACCAACGGCATTGAGCCGCCACGAGGTTTTGTCAGCATAAAAGCCTCAAAAGACGGGATTTTAAAACAGGTTGTGCCTGATTATAAAGATCTGCAAAACTTTTATGAATTACTCTGGCAAATTCCAAATAATACCGGTTATTTACAGTTAGTGGGCATTATGCAGAAATTTATCGATCAATCGATTTCAGCTAATACTAACTACGATCCGACTAAATTCCCGAATGATAAAGTACCGATGAAACAGCTGTTAGCTGATTTATTGACGGCTTATAAATACGGGGTTAAAACACTTTACTATCACAACACCCGTGACGGTGCTGAAGATGTTCAAGGTGATATTGCACTTACTGAAAGTGATGACGGTTGTGCTGGTGGCGCCTGTAAAATTTAG
- a CDS encoding replication-associated recombination protein A, giving the protein MSFEFTHDEFQPLAARMRPRNLSEYIGQTQLLGKDKPLRQAIEAGHLHSMILWGPPGTGKTTLAEIIAHHANAKVERISAVTSGIKDIREAISRAQINQQAGIRTILFVDEVHRFNKSQQDAFLPYVENGTVTFIGATTENPSFELNSALLSRARVYLLKSLTNEDIEQILQQAMDDPERGYGNRQIVLPQETKQQIAEFVGGDARRALNTLELLVDMSNGQALTTDLLKEVIGERSARFDNQGDRYYDLISAVHKSIRGSSPDAALYWYARIISAGGDPLYVARRLLAIASEDVGNADPRAMQVALAAWDCFTRVGPAEGERAIAQAIVYLACAPKSNAVYLAFKQAMQDAQSKPDYDVPEHLRNAPTKLMKELGYGDQYRYAHDEPNAFAAGENYFPPELADRKYYHPTTRGAEKSYTEKLAWLDAQNQASLNQRYKSSKK; this is encoded by the coding sequence ATGTCTTTTGAATTTACTCACGATGAATTTCAGCCATTAGCGGCTCGAATGCGTCCACGTAATTTATCTGAATATATTGGTCAAACTCAGCTGTTAGGCAAGGATAAGCCATTGCGTCAAGCGATTGAAGCTGGGCATTTGCACTCAATGATTCTTTGGGGACCACCGGGCACCGGTAAAACGACACTGGCAGAGATTATTGCTCACCATGCCAATGCTAAAGTAGAACGCATTTCAGCGGTGACATCGGGAATTAAAGATATCCGTGAAGCGATCTCACGTGCCCAAATTAACCAGCAAGCAGGCATACGCACGATTTTATTTGTGGATGAAGTTCACCGTTTTAATAAAAGTCAGCAAGATGCCTTTTTACCTTATGTTGAAAATGGCACTGTCACCTTTATTGGGGCAACAACAGAAAATCCGTCATTTGAATTAAATTCAGCACTCTTATCACGAGCGAGAGTGTACTTACTCAAATCGTTGACCAATGAAGATATCGAACAGATTTTACAACAAGCGATGGATGATCCTGAGCGTGGCTATGGCAATCGTCAAATTGTTTTACCGCAAGAGACTAAACAGCAAATTGCTGAATTTGTCGGCGGTGATGCAAGGCGAGCACTTAATACGTTAGAACTATTAGTTGATATGTCTAACGGTCAAGCGCTCACCACTGATTTACTCAAAGAAGTTATTGGCGAACGCAGCGCCAGATTTGATAATCAAGGCGATCGTTATTATGATTTGATATCAGCAGTGCACAAATCTATTCGAGGCTCATCGCCCGATGCTGCGCTATATTGGTATGCCAGAATCATTTCAGCTGGCGGTGACCCGCTGTATGTGGCACGTCGCCTATTAGCGATAGCCTCAGAAGATGTCGGAAATGCCGATCCCAGGGCGATGCAAGTTGCCCTTGCCGCATGGGACTGCTTTACCCGTGTTGGACCAGCGGAGGGCGAACGTGCTATAGCGCAAGCGATTGTCTATTTAGCCTGTGCCCCAAAAAGTAATGCGGTATACCTGGCGTTTAAACAGGCAATGCAAGATGCGCAATCGAAACCCGATTATGATGTGCCGGAACATTTACGTAATGCACCAACAAAATTAATGAAAGAGTTAGGTTATGGCGATCAATATCGCTATGCTCATGACGAACCAAATGCTTTCGCTGCCGGTGAGAATTACTTTCCACCCGAACTTGCCGATCGTAAATATTATCACCCCACAACTCGCGGGGCAGAAAAGAGTTATACGGAAAAACTGGCATGGTTAGATGCCCAAAATCAAGCTAGCTTAAATCAACGGTATAAATCATCTAAAAAGTAA
- the lolA gene encoding outer membrane lipoprotein chaperone LolA gives MKKFLFLIGLFVSVSALAGDKELLQQRLNKIDGFSARFTQKVTTADNKPVQDGKGELWVNRPYSFNWTMTEPDETIVISDGKNMWIYTPAVQQVTLLNLKNSVDNRLMLLLTDSHNAIWDSYQVKRKQDSFTLKAIDGSKKDFIISVLPTGMVSNFTVIEEDGQRSFYDLSNQTLGIVNADKFKLVVPGGVTVDDQR, from the coding sequence ATGAAAAAGTTTTTATTCTTAATAGGGTTATTCGTTAGTGTGTCGGCACTTGCAGGCGATAAGGAATTATTACAACAACGGTTAAATAAAATTGACGGATTTTCTGCCCGATTTACGCAAAAGGTGACAACCGCCGATAATAAACCGGTACAAGACGGTAAAGGTGAATTATGGGTAAACAGACCTTATTCTTTCAATTGGACAATGACAGAACCGGATGAAACAATCGTTATTTCCGACGGTAAAAATATGTGGATATATACTCCTGCAGTCCAACAAGTTACCTTGTTGAATTTAAAAAACTCGGTCGATAATCGTTTAATGTTACTTCTCACCGATAGCCATAATGCGATTTGGGATTCCTATCAAGTGAAACGCAAGCAAGATTCATTTACCTTAAAAGCAATCGATGGTTCAAAAAAAGATTTTATTATTTCGGTATTGCCGACCGGTATGGTTTCTAACTTCACCGTTATTGAAGAAGACGGACAACGCAGTTTTTATGATTTATCTAACCAAACTTTAGGGATAGTTAATGCGGATAAATTTAAACTTGTTGTGCCTGGTGGTGTTACAGTTGATGATCAGCGTTAA
- the exuR gene encoding transcriptional regulator ExuR, whose product MTQEQNEHQRLYQVIASELKKRIINGDYPVGSKLPSERLICEELKVSRSVVREAIIMLEVEGYVDARKGSGIHVIANTVQTDMLPPSQGLNFSTTGPFELLQARQLIESNIAEFAATQITKDDIVKLLEIQHNAKKEDHYRDSNWDLKFHTQIAMITRNTALITIVEEAWRQRMLNPLWKKLHEHVQQQDIDSWWDEHDKILEALINRDPKAAKLAMWQHLENTKKMLFDAASEDFETKRDHYLFSDNPVVSINEKDQ is encoded by the coding sequence ATGACCCAAGAACAAAACGAACATCAGCGGCTCTATCAAGTTATTGCCAGCGAGCTTAAAAAGCGAATAATCAATGGTGATTACCCTGTCGGCAGCAAACTGCCGTCGGAAAGATTGATATGTGAAGAGCTTAAAGTAAGTCGTTCAGTTGTGCGAGAAGCAATTATCATGTTGGAAGTGGAAGGTTATGTCGATGCACGTAAAGGGTCTGGCATACATGTAATAGCCAACACAGTACAGACTGATATGTTACCACCGTCACAAGGGTTAAACTTCTCAACCACAGGTCCCTTTGAACTGTTGCAAGCTCGTCAACTGATAGAGAGTAATATTGCTGAATTTGCCGCAACGCAGATCACCAAAGATGATATTGTTAAGCTGTTAGAAATCCAGCACAATGCGAAAAAAGAAGATCACTATCGTGACTCCAACTGGGATTTAAAATTTCACACCCAAATCGCCATGATAACGCGCAATACTGCTTTGATAACCATTGTTGAAGAAGCATGGCGGCAACGGATGTTAAATCCGTTATGGAAAAAGCTACATGAACATGTACAACAACAAGATATTGATAGCTGGTGGGATGAACATGATAAGATTTTAGAAGCACTGATTAACCGTGATCCTAAAGCGGCCAAATTAGCCATGTGGCAACATCTGGAGAACACCAAAAAAATGTTATTTGATGCAGCAAGTGAGGATTTTGAAACCAAACGAGATCACTATCTGTTTTCCGATAACCCTGTTGTGAGTATTAATGAAAAAGATCAATAA
- a CDS encoding MFS transporter: MLKTIKNLRWYMIALVTIGTILGYLTRNSIAVAAPVLKDVMGLTTQQYSYVVAAYSACYTVMQPVAGYVLDLLGTRVGYAVFALLWSVFCISTAFSTGWLGLAITRGAVGAAEAAMIPAGLKATSEWFPAKERSIAVGWFNLGSSVGAMIAPPLVAGAIFLHSWQLAFIICGLLSFIWGLFWFALYRHPTEQKYLSAEEQKYILSGQEAGHQTSNKEKLPAKKILTTSRFWGIALPRFLAEPAWGTFNAWIPLFMYTVYHFDLKQIAIFTWLPMLFADLGCILGGYMSPFFQKHFNVSLVNSRKCVVTVGAVLMIAPGLMGLFSDPYIAIILFCIGGFAHQTLSGALITLSSDVFGRNEVATANGFTGMAAWLASTIFALIVGALADTVGFSPLFVILTCLDLLAAVAVWTILKAPTTNQ, from the coding sequence ATGTTAAAAACCATAAAAAATCTGCGTTGGTATATGATAGCTTTAGTTACGATTGGAACCATACTTGGCTATTTAACTCGAAACTCGATTGCGGTTGCCGCTCCAGTTCTTAAAGATGTTATGGGGTTAACCACCCAACAATATTCGTATGTTGTTGCTGCATATTCAGCTTGCTATACGGTAATGCAACCGGTTGCCGGATATGTTTTGGATTTGTTAGGGACACGCGTTGGTTATGCGGTTTTTGCCTTATTATGGTCGGTATTTTGCATCAGCACCGCCTTTTCAACCGGATGGCTTGGGCTGGCTATAACACGTGGCGCTGTCGGTGCTGCTGAAGCGGCAATGATTCCAGCCGGCTTAAAAGCGACAAGTGAATGGTTTCCGGCTAAAGAAAGATCGATTGCCGTTGGCTGGTTTAATTTAGGTTCATCCGTCGGGGCAATGATAGCCCCACCATTGGTTGCCGGCGCAATTTTCTTACACAGTTGGCAGTTAGCCTTTATTATTTGTGGTTTATTAAGTTTTATTTGGGGGCTATTTTGGTTTGCTCTTTATCGACACCCAACCGAACAAAAATATCTATCTGCTGAAGAACAAAAATATATATTATCCGGTCAAGAAGCTGGTCACCAAACATCCAATAAAGAAAAGTTACCCGCTAAAAAAATTCTCACCACCAGCCGCTTTTGGGGGATTGCCTTACCTCGTTTTTTAGCCGAACCGGCATGGGGAACATTTAATGCATGGATCCCTTTATTTATGTACACCGTTTATCATTTTGATTTAAAACAGATTGCGATTTTTACTTGGTTGCCAATGTTATTTGCCGATTTAGGCTGTATTTTAGGCGGGTATATGTCGCCGTTTTTTCAAAAACATTTTAATGTCAGCTTAGTGAATTCACGTAAATGTGTGGTCACTGTCGGTGCTGTATTGATGATTGCGCCAGGCCTTATGGGGCTGTTTTCCGATCCTTATATCGCTATCATTTTATTTTGTATTGGCGGCTTTGCTCACCAAACCTTATCCGGTGCCCTAATTACCTTGTCATCTGATGTTTTTGGTCGGAACGAAGTTGCCACCGCTAATGGATTTACCGGTATGGCAGCATGGCTTGCTAGTACGATTTTTGCTTTGATTGTTGGGGCACTTGCCGACACGGTCGGTTTTAGTCCGTTGTTTGTGATTTTAACTTGTCTTGATCTTTTAGCTGCGGTAGCGGTGTGGACAATTTTAAAAGCCCCAACAACCAATCAATAA
- the uxaC gene encoding glucuronate isomerase — translation MRFLTEDFLLDTEFSRQLYHDYAADQPIFDYHCHLPPEQIAQNYQFKNLYDIWLKGDHYKWRAMRTNGVAEKYCTGSDVSDFEKFKAWAQTVPHTIGNPLYHWTHLELRRPFGIDNLLLSPATAETIWNQCNAMLETKAFSARGIMEKMNVKMVGTTDDPIDDLAHHKTIAQDSSFTIKVLPSWRPDKAFNIDSPFFAAYMEKLSAVADVAISSFQSLCQALSKRMDHFAAHGCKVSDHALDTVVYEQASETELDAILTKRLAGGELSAKEVAQFKTAVLIFLGFEYNKREWVQQYHIGALRNNNTRMFNLMGADIGFDSINDSPVAQPLSRLLDAQAKENALPKTILYCLNPSDNEVLGTMIGNFQGEGVAGKMQFGSGWWFNDQKDGMIRQMTQLAQLGLLSRFVGMLTDSRSFLSYTRHEYFRRILCRMVGRWVEDGEAPRDIELLGQMVKNISFDNAKNYFGIELN, via the coding sequence ATGCGCTTTTTAACCGAAGATTTTTTACTGGATACTGAGTTTTCTCGTCAGCTTTATCATGATTATGCCGCTGATCAACCTATTTTTGACTATCATTGCCATTTACCACCGGAGCAGATCGCTCAAAATTATCAATTCAAAAACTTGTATGACATCTGGTTGAAAGGCGATCATTATAAATGGCGAGCAATGCGCACTAATGGTGTTGCTGAAAAATATTGTACCGGCAGTGATGTTAGCGATTTTGAAAAATTTAAAGCGTGGGCGCAAACTGTGCCACATACCATTGGTAATCCGTTATACCACTGGACACATTTAGAGCTTCGACGTCCGTTTGGCATTGATAATCTCTTACTTTCCCCTGCAACGGCTGAAACAATTTGGAATCAATGTAATGCCATGCTTGAAACAAAAGCATTTTCCGCACGTGGCATTATGGAAAAAATGAACGTTAAAATGGTTGGCACAACTGATGATCCTATCGATGATTTAGCCCACCATAAAACGATTGCGCAAGATAGTTCGTTTACCATTAAAGTGTTACCGAGCTGGCGTCCGGACAAAGCGTTTAATATCGATTCGCCATTTTTTGCTGCTTATATGGAAAAACTATCCGCCGTGGCCGATGTGGCTATTTCAAGCTTCCAATCACTTTGCCAAGCACTTTCAAAACGCATGGACCATTTTGCCGCTCACGGCTGTAAAGTATCCGATCATGCCCTTGATACGGTGGTTTATGAGCAAGCGAGCGAAACAGAGCTCGATGCGATTTTAACTAAGCGCCTTGCCGGTGGTGAGCTAAGTGCAAAAGAGGTCGCACAATTTAAAACCGCTGTGCTTATCTTTTTAGGTTTTGAATACAACAAGCGTGAGTGGGTACAACAGTACCATATCGGCGCATTGCGCAATAACAATACTCGCATGTTTAACTTAATGGGTGCCGATATCGGCTTTGATTCAATCAATGATTCCCCTGTCGCCCAGCCACTTTCTCGATTGTTGGATGCACAAGCGAAAGAAAATGCATTACCAAAAACGATTTTATATTGTTTAAACCCTTCTGATAACGAAGTTCTTGGCACCATGATTGGTAATTTTCAAGGTGAAGGCGTTGCCGGCAAGATGCAATTTGGTTCCGGTTGGTGGTTCAATGATCAGAAAGACGGCATGATTCGTCAAATGACTCAATTAGCCCAGCTAGGCTTATTAAGTCGTTTTGTCGGTATGTTAACCGATAGTCGTAGTTTCCTTTCTTATACTCGTCATGAATATTTTAGACGTATTTTGTGTCGTATGGTCGGTCGTTGGGTCGAAGACGGTGAAGCACCACGTGATATCGAGTTATTAGGTCAAATGGTGAAAAACATTAGCTTTGATAATGCCAAAAACTATTTTGGTATCGAGCTCAATTAA
- a CDS encoding tagaturonate reductase, with translation MKKLNRNDFPGAKYTTRVVQFGEGNFLRAFLDWQLDILNENTDLDAGVVVVRPLNTDFPPSLNTQDGLYTTLIRGLNEQNQAVKAFRMIRSVNNEINVYTQYDEYLQLAKDPNIKFIFSNTTEAGISYVESDQLTDRPASSFPAKLTAFLYERFVHFAGSKDSGLIIIPCELIDYNGEALKKLVLKYAKQWNLSDNFIAWLENDNLFCSTLVDRIVPGYPKAQINELEQELGYQDDFIDSAEYFYLFVIQGPQWLAQALRLDQCNMNIKIVDDIKPYKERKVAILNGAHTALVPVAYLAGLDTVGESMNDPQILSYIKATIFDEIIPVLDLPHQELVDFANSVISRFKNPFIEHQLMSIALNSMTKFKTRILPQLIAYQKHKGQLPVHLVFSFAALIAFYRGVRDNQRYPLQDDALWLSRFNTAWQDVAEGKATLAQLVEQVLSDRAHWEQDLLAIAQLASTLTQYLTVITEQGMRKAMEKCVTDSK, from the coding sequence ATGAAAAAATTAAATAGAAATGATTTTCCCGGCGCAAAATATACCACCCGAGTCGTTCAGTTTGGCGAGGGTAATTTTTTACGTGCCTTTTTAGATTGGCAATTAGATATACTGAACGAAAATACCGATCTTGACGCTGGCGTGGTTGTTGTGCGCCCATTAAATACCGACTTTCCACCTTCGTTAAATACGCAAGATGGTTTATATACCACGTTAATCCGTGGCTTAAATGAACAAAATCAGGCGGTAAAAGCGTTTAGAATGATTCGTTCAGTCAATAACGAAATCAATGTTTATACTCAATATGATGAGTATCTTCAATTAGCTAAAGATCCCAATATTAAGTTTATCTTTTCAAATACTACCGAAGCCGGTATTAGTTATGTGGAAAGTGATCAATTGACCGACAGACCGGCTAGCAGTTTTCCGGCTAAATTAACCGCATTTTTATATGAAAGATTTGTTCACTTTGCCGGCAGTAAAGACAGTGGCTTGATTATTATTCCTTGTGAGCTAATCGATTATAACGGTGAGGCGCTGAAAAAGTTAGTCTTAAAATATGCTAAACAGTGGAATTTGTCAGACAACTTTATTGCATGGCTGGAAAATGACAATCTATTTTGCTCAACATTAGTTGATCGCATTGTGCCCGGCTACCCAAAAGCTCAAATCAATGAACTTGAGCAAGAATTAGGTTATCAAGACGACTTTATCGATTCGGCAGAGTATTTTTATCTGTTTGTGATTCAAGGTCCGCAGTGGTTGGCTCAAGCGCTACGGTTAGATCAATGTAACATGAACATTAAAATCGTGGATGATATCAAGCCTTATAAAGAGCGAAAAGTGGCTATTTTAAATGGCGCACATACCGCTTTAGTGCCGGTCGCTTACTTAGCCGGTCTTGATACGGTGGGTGAATCAATGAATGATCCGCAAATCTTATCTTATATCAAAGCAACGATTTTTGATGAGATTATTCCGGTGTTAGATTTACCACATCAAGAGTTGGTCGATTTTGCCAATTCAGTGATTAGTCGATTTAAAAATCCTTTTATTGAGCATCAACTAATGTCAATTGCTTTAAACAGCATGACAAAATTTAAAACCCGTATCTTGCCGCAATTAATCGCTTATCAAAAACACAAAGGGCAATTGCCTGTGCATTTGGTGTTCTCGTTTGCCGCATTAATCGCCTTTTATCGAGGGGTGAGAGATAACCAGCGCTATCCATTACAAGATGATGCGCTTTGGCTTTCACGCTTTAATACAGCTTGGCAAGATGTAGCAGAAGGTAAAGCAACATTAGCCCAGTTAGTTGAACAAGTCTTAAGTGATCGTGCACATTGGGAACAGGATTTATTGGCTATTGCTCAACTAGCATCAACCCTAACACAATATTTAACGGTAATAACCGAACAAGGTATGCGCAAGGCAATGGAAAAATGTGTGACTGATAGCAAATAA
- a CDS encoding UxaA family hydrolase encodes MIKFIKINNMDNVAVALSDLQAHEQDIVIDGHHIDLKQPIKQGHKFALNDIGLGENIIKYGLPIGHATSPIKAGEHIHSHNLKTNLSDIDDYKYQPSLAKSDNLHAIADREVQIYRRKNGEVGIRNELWIIPTVTCINGIAQQIVSQFCEQLNHQLDIDGITVLEHPYGCSQLGQDHQNTKIILQDLVKHPNAGAVLVIGLGCENNQVAEFKADLGEYDSSRVRFLIAQQESDEIEAALVHLTELYAIMKQDKREAGRLSELKFGLECGGSDGFSGITANPMLGLFSDYVIAHGGTSVLTEVPEMFGAENILMSHCVDESTFDKTVHMINDFKQYFITNNQPIYENPSPGNKAGGITTLEEKSLGCTQKAGGSEVIDVLKYGQRLTKTGLNLLSAPGNDAVATGALSAAGCHMVLFTTGRGTPYGGIVPTVKIATNTQLAEKKANWIDFNAGKLIQGVSMQNLLTEFIEHIVQIANGNKTRNEINNFKNLAILKSGVTL; translated from the coding sequence ATGATTAAATTTATAAAAATAAATAATATGGATAATGTCGCTGTGGCATTATCCGATTTGCAAGCGCATGAGCAAGATATTGTTATCGACGGGCATCATATCGATTTAAAACAGCCGATAAAGCAAGGGCATAAATTTGCACTTAACGATATTGGCTTAGGTGAAAACATTATTAAATATGGTTTACCAATCGGGCATGCAACCAGCCCGATTAAAGCGGGTGAGCATATTCATTCCCACAATTTAAAAACCAACTTGAGTGATATTGATGATTACAAATATCAACCCAGTTTAGCAAAAAGCGATAACTTACATGCCATTGCCGATCGAGAAGTGCAAATTTATCGGCGCAAAAATGGTGAAGTGGGTATCCGTAATGAACTTTGGATCATCCCAACAGTTACTTGCATTAATGGTATTGCTCAGCAAATTGTCAGTCAGTTTTGTGAGCAGTTGAATCATCAGTTAGACATTGACGGCATTACTGTGCTTGAACACCCTTATGGCTGTTCTCAATTAGGGCAAGATCATCAAAATACCAAAATCATTTTACAAGATTTAGTCAAACACCCTAACGCTGGTGCGGTGCTGGTGATTGGGCTGGGATGCGAAAATAATCAGGTTGCCGAATTTAAGGCAGATCTAGGCGAGTATGACTCTTCACGTGTCCGATTTCTTATTGCGCAGCAAGAAAGCGATGAGATCGAAGCGGCGCTTGTCCATTTAACCGAACTTTACGCCATAATGAAGCAAGATAAGCGAGAAGCAGGGCGTTTAAGCGAGCTGAAATTCGGTTTAGAGTGTGGTGGCTCAGACGGTTTTTCCGGCATTACGGCCAATCCTATGCTTGGGCTGTTTTCTGATTATGTGATTGCGCATGGTGGGACAAGTGTGCTGACCGAAGTTCCGGAAATGTTTGGCGCTGAAAATATCTTGATGTCGCACTGTGTTGACGAATCGACTTTTGATAAAACCGTGCACATGATCAATGATTTTAAACAATATTTTATTACCAACAATCAACCTATCTATGAAAACCCTTCTCCGGGTAATAAAGCAGGTGGTATTACCACGCTTGAAGAAAAATCGCTTGGCTGTACCCAAAAAGCGGGCGGTAGTGAAGTTATCGATGTGCTCAAATATGGGCAACGTTTAACCAAAACCGGTCTAAATTTACTTAGCGCACCGGGTAATGATGCGGTGGCGACCGGGGCTTTATCGGCGGCGGGTTGTCATATGGTACTGTTTACCACGGGGCGAGGCACACCTTATGGCGGCATTGTGCCAACTGTCAAAATTGCCACCAATACCCAATTAGCCGAAAAGAAAGCCAATTGGATCGATTTTAACGCCGGAAAACTGATTCAAGGCGTTTCAATGCAAAACTTATTAACAGAATTTATCGAGCATATTGTTCAAATTGCTAACGGAAATAAAACACGCAATGAAATAAATAACTTTAAAAATTTAGCCATTTTAAAAAGTGGCGTAACCCTCTAA